The Nitrosomonas communis genome has a segment encoding these proteins:
- the trxC gene encoding thioredoxin TrxC — protein sequence MNESMHIVCPQCDAINRIPSVRLSEAPNCGKCHQPLFDGHPVALTGSNFQQHVNHNDIPLLIDFWAPWCGPCKMMAPQFTQAATQLEPNVRLAKVNTEAEQMLGAQFGIRSIPTLILFHHGREVARQSGAMGMADIVRWALSHS from the coding sequence ATGAACGAATCTATGCATATTGTTTGTCCACAGTGCGATGCCATCAATCGCATTCCTTCTGTGCGACTGAGCGAAGCGCCGAATTGCGGTAAATGTCATCAGCCACTATTTGATGGTCATCCGGTGGCATTGACTGGATCCAACTTTCAACAGCATGTTAACCATAATGATATTCCGTTATTGATCGATTTCTGGGCGCCGTGGTGTGGTCCCTGCAAAATGATGGCGCCTCAGTTTACTCAGGCTGCAACCCAGCTTGAGCCCAACGTGCGCCTGGCCAAGGTCAATACTGAGGCTGAGCAAATGCTGGGCGCCCAGTTTGGTATCCGCAGTATTCCGACGCTGATACTGTTTCACCACGGCCGCGAGGTGGCGCGTCAGTCGGGCGCGATGGGAATGGCAGATATCGTGCGATGGGCGCTGAGTCATAGCTGA
- a CDS encoding S10 family peptidase, whose protein sequence is MRKKFVQDPRIIGILVTIWLCLPQVAIGTDVPEKAQVQAKPVSESEALDPSNRSITSHTFQAGDAKFNYKATAASITVYDKPSKPMGQIFYIAYTMEQQGGRSRPLTFVFNGGPGAASAYLHLGALGPQRVMFNADGTVPPMPAQIVDNPKSWLAFTDLVFVDPVGTGYSRELRYDKSSKREGEDKWKSESSGHTYPRAKAWGIEEDTVSLSRFIRAYLTKENRWLSPVYLIGESYGGFRVARLSRRLQSQFSIAPTGLILISPVLDFSFIWGNERSLWPWVSLLPSYAAVAAVHERSNKIPYRAGDPRSSLAEVERAALTDYLGGLATGSFEQDWLKQISKLIGLDKDILLREMGRVPPARFAKALLAEQRRVLSLYDGSITLVDPEPAKSLITGSDFYLQRLNAPLTAAFNHYVRDRLNFKTDIPFLLLNEEVYQSWNWRSGIRGQQGFAEALSDLKKAMSLNPAMRTQIMHGVFDLVTPYYATEMIIKQLALEPMMNHNIQLKVYHGGHMPYLHQKTLDSMFEDALQFYKLKP, encoded by the coding sequence GTGAGAAAAAAGTTTGTTCAGGATCCGCGCATAATAGGAATACTCGTTACCATCTGGCTTTGTTTGCCGCAAGTTGCGATTGGGACAGATGTACCAGAGAAGGCTCAGGTACAAGCAAAACCTGTCAGTGAGTCGGAAGCGCTTGATCCATCCAATCGTTCGATTACCTCGCATACCTTTCAGGCAGGGGATGCAAAATTCAACTATAAAGCGACTGCTGCATCGATTACGGTTTATGATAAACCATCAAAACCTATGGGTCAGATTTTCTATATTGCCTACACGATGGAGCAACAGGGGGGGCGTTCCCGACCGCTTACCTTTGTATTTAATGGCGGCCCTGGTGCCGCTTCCGCGTATCTCCACCTTGGTGCGCTCGGACCACAGCGCGTCATGTTCAATGCAGATGGTACAGTACCTCCGATGCCGGCTCAGATCGTGGACAACCCGAAAAGCTGGCTGGCTTTTACTGATCTGGTTTTTGTTGATCCTGTAGGCACGGGTTATAGCCGAGAATTGCGGTATGACAAAAGCAGCAAGAGAGAAGGTGAAGATAAGTGGAAATCGGAATCTTCCGGCCATACCTATCCGCGAGCGAAAGCTTGGGGAATTGAGGAAGATACGGTTTCGCTATCTCGTTTTATTCGTGCCTATCTGACTAAGGAAAATCGCTGGCTGTCACCCGTTTATTTAATTGGTGAGAGTTATGGTGGATTCCGAGTTGCACGTCTCTCTAGACGGCTGCAATCCCAGTTTAGTATTGCACCAACTGGTTTGATCCTGATTTCGCCAGTACTGGACTTTAGTTTTATCTGGGGGAATGAGCGCAGCCTGTGGCCATGGGTGTCCTTATTGCCGAGTTACGCAGCGGTTGCGGCAGTCCATGAGCGTAGTAACAAGATACCCTACCGGGCGGGTGATCCCCGTTCTTCGCTAGCGGAAGTGGAGCGTGCTGCCTTGACCGACTATCTTGGCGGACTGGCCACAGGTTCGTTCGAACAGGATTGGCTCAAGCAAATCAGTAAATTGATCGGCTTGGATAAGGATATCCTGTTACGTGAGATGGGACGTGTGCCTCCCGCGCGTTTTGCCAAGGCGCTGCTCGCCGAGCAGCGCCGTGTGCTGAGTTTATATGATGGATCAATTACCTTGGTTGATCCGGAGCCAGCAAAATCTCTGATTACTGGCAGTGATTTCTATCTCCAGCGGCTCAATGCGCCTCTGACGGCAGCTTTTAACCATTATGTCCGCGATCGCCTCAATTTTAAAACTGATATACCCTTTCTGCTGTTAAATGAAGAGGTATATCAATCTTGGAATTGGCGATCCGGAATTCGCGGACAGCAAGGCTTTGCTGAAGCCCTTTCAGATCTGAAGAAGGCCATGAGCCTGAATCCTGCTATGCGCACGCAGATTATGCATGGCGTGTTCGATCTGGTTACCCCATACTATGCCACCGAGATGATAATCAAGCAACTGGCGCTGGAACCGATGATGAATCATAACATCCAGCTCAAAGTCTATCATGGTGGACACATGCCTTACTTACATCAGAAGACACTTGATAGCATGTTCGAGGATGCGCTACAGTTCTACAAACTGAAGCCATAG
- a CDS encoding DegQ family serine endoprotease, producing MKKNLIVSLLGVAWLIALPSEAKEDAIANLRQTSKAFASVARAISPSVVFIQVEGKASREATPFFPQFDDEWPFSDDFFKRFFGGKLPGIPSSPYSDQPQEERRIMEQGSGFVFETRSLLSDKTYILTNNHVVENADKIRVEFQDGRQFVAEVTGRDPQSDIAVIEINARGYPALTLADSSKLEVGEWVVAIGNPFGLSHTLTVGVVSAKGRTSLGINDYEDFIQTDAAINPGNSGGPLVNLDGEVVGINTAIFSRSGGYMGVGFAIPSNLAKAITTQLIEHGEVTRGYLGIVIQQLTSDLAESFGIEASQGILVAQVSKHSPAEKAGLLQGDIIERFQGELVKDVGSFRNQVAFLAPGTTVELTILRNGKKKNVEVEIGKLTKEKQPTEQTSQRAEDIGLTVQTLTPQLAEQFGATAGEGVIVTEVRPGSVAAMSGIKPGTIILQVNRKAVKNTAEFQRAIKESHSDKRLLLLIREGDTQRFVVLSW from the coding sequence ATGAAAAAAAACTTAATTGTTTCGTTATTGGGTGTGGCATGGCTGATAGCTCTACCTAGTGAAGCGAAAGAAGATGCTATTGCAAATTTGCGGCAGACTAGCAAAGCATTTGCTTCCGTAGCGCGCGCCATTTCACCTTCTGTCGTGTTCATTCAGGTAGAGGGTAAAGCATCAAGAGAGGCTACGCCATTTTTTCCACAATTTGATGATGAGTGGCCGTTTAGTGATGATTTTTTTAAACGCTTTTTTGGTGGTAAACTCCCAGGCATCCCAAGCAGCCCGTATTCTGACCAGCCACAAGAAGAACGCCGCATTATGGAGCAGGGATCGGGCTTCGTTTTTGAAACCCGATCCCTGTTATCTGACAAAACTTATATTCTGACGAACAACCACGTGGTAGAAAATGCCGACAAAATCAGAGTTGAATTTCAAGATGGTCGCCAATTCGTGGCCGAGGTCACCGGCCGTGATCCACAATCTGATATTGCGGTGATCGAGATTAATGCGCGCGGCTATCCTGCGCTTACTCTGGCTGATTCTTCTAAGCTTGAGGTCGGTGAGTGGGTGGTGGCGATTGGTAATCCCTTCGGTCTTAGCCATACATTGACCGTAGGCGTAGTCAGCGCTAAAGGGAGAACCAGTCTTGGCATCAATGATTACGAAGATTTCATTCAGACTGATGCAGCTATCAATCCAGGTAACTCAGGTGGTCCTTTAGTCAATTTAGATGGTGAGGTAGTAGGCATCAATACGGCCATTTTTAGTCGCAGTGGAGGATACATGGGCGTAGGTTTTGCTATCCCGAGTAATCTCGCCAAGGCAATTACTACTCAACTCATTGAACATGGCGAAGTTACGCGTGGTTATTTGGGTATCGTCATTCAGCAACTAACATCTGACCTGGCGGAATCGTTTGGAATTGAGGCATCGCAAGGAATTCTTGTTGCGCAAGTCAGTAAGCATTCTCCCGCAGAGAAAGCAGGTCTACTGCAGGGCGATATCATTGAACGCTTCCAGGGCGAGCTGGTTAAAGATGTAGGAAGTTTTCGTAACCAGGTGGCATTCCTTGCCCCTGGCACTACCGTAGAGCTAACTATTCTACGGAATGGCAAGAAAAAAAACGTAGAAGTTGAGATCGGTAAACTCACCAAGGAGAAACAGCCTACCGAACAAACGTCGCAGCGTGCCGAAGATATTGGTCTGACAGTGCAGACATTGACGCCGCAACTGGCAGAGCAATTTGGTGCCACAGCCGGCGAAGGCGTAATTGTCACAGAAGTTCGGCCCGGCTCTGTAGCGGCCATGTCGGGAATCAAGCCAGGCACGATTATCCTGCAGGTAAATCGCAAAGCAGTGAAAAATACCGCTGAGTTCCAGCGAGCGATCAAGGAAAGCCATAGTGACAAACGCCTACTGTTGCTTATCCGCGAAGGCGATACGCAGCGTTTTGTCGTGTTGAGTTGGTAA